The stretch of DNA GTTCACGGCGGCCTTCTCGGCGGCCGGTTCGGACGCGTCGAGTTGCGCCGTGAGCTTCTCGAGCACGGCGGCGCGCGTTTCGGGCGTCGCGAGGGCTTGGCGGGGAATGGCGGCGAGCGCGTCGCGCAAGGCTCGCGGCAACCGGGTGTTTTGAACGAGCGGCGTGAGGTCACCGGCGTTCACGGCGTTGGCGATCGCGGCCTTTTGGGCGTCCACGCCGCGTTTCACCGCAGCGCGGATGCCGCCGGACCCAAGCGCTTGCTTGAGCTCGTCGGGAGTGGTGGGCGCGGCGAGAAGGGCGCGGACGGCGGCGGGGTCGTCGTCGCGAAGGGCTCGGGTGAGCACGTCGCGCTGTCGGGCGAGGCCCGCGTCGACCTTGGCTTCGAGGCCGCCGTTTTGGAAGAGGCCTTTGAGGTTCACGGGAAGCTCCGGGTTCGCGAGAATCTTCGCGACGGCCGCGGCGTCGCCGTCCCGGAGGGCATTGGTGAACAGTCGACGTTGCGCGTCGAAGCCCGCCGTGACTCGCCTCGTGAGGCCGCCGTTTTGGAAGAGGCCCTTGAAGTCGGCGGGAAGCCGGGGGTCCGCGAGGATTTTTTCGATGGCGCCGCGGTCGTCGCGAAGCAGGGCCGCCGTGAACAGTTGTCGCTGCGCGTCGAACTCGGCCTTCACCCGGGCGCGCACGCCGCCGTTTCGGAAGACGCTTTTGAGTTGCGCGGACGTCCGAGGGTCGTTGGCGATCTGGCGAACGGCCCTCTGGTCGTCTTGAAGCAAGGCTCGCTTCAGCAGGGCGCGCTGCTGATCGAAGCGGGCCTTCACTTGCGCTTCGACGCCGCCGCTCGAGAGGACTGAGCGGAACTCGGCGGGCGTTTGCGGGCTGGCGAGCAGTTCACGCACGGCCGCCGGATCGTTCCAGAGCAGGGCTCGGGTAAGCAGGTCGCGCTGGTGCGCGATGCCTGCTTCGACTTGTGTTTTCACGCCGCCGCGCGCGAGGTCCTTGAGTTCCTGCGGCAGCTTCGGGTCGTTCACGATCTTGGTGATGGCGGCGGGGTCGCGCTTCAGGATCGCGCGGGTCAGGAGGTCGCGCTGTTCGGCGAAGGCGGCCTCGATGGCGCCCTCGAATCCGCCTTTTTTCAGGACGTCGCGAAGCTTCGCGTCGGTCTTGGGATCGGTGAGCAGGGCGCGGACGGCCACCGGATCGTGGTCGCGCAGCGCGGCGATGTAGCGGACGCGGGTCTCGTCGAGCTTGCTCGTGGCGTCGCGTTTGATTTTCGCGGCGTCGAAGTTCTGGTTGCTGCTACTGGTCTTGCCGCCCGACGAGCTGGTCAGGTCAAATTGCGCGCGCATCTCGGGGGGCAGGTGCGTCTTGGCGGCGTTGACCTTGTCCTGGATCTCGTCTTTGAGGGTGGTGGCGAAAAGCGTTCCGAGGAACGCGACGCCGATGGTGCTGCCCAGCGAACGCAAGAAGTTGTTGGTGCCGGTGGCGGCGCCGATGTCGGCGGGACTGACGTTGCCTTGAATCGCGAGGGTGAGCATTGGCAGGACGGGCCCGAGGCCCATGCCGACGATGATCATCTTCCACGTAAGTTCGGCCTGGGTGCTGTCGATGCGCAGCGTGTAGCCCATCAGCACGAAGCCGAGCATCATGAACAGCCCGCCGACGAAGATGATCGGGCGCAGTTTGCCGATGCGGGCGAAGACTTGTCCGGCGATGATGCTGCTGACGACGAGGCCGATGGTGAGGGGGAAGGTCGTGAGGCCCGCGTTCGTCGCGCTGAGACCGATGACGTTCACCATGTACAGCGGCAAGAAGACGGTGGCGGCGAAGAAGACGACGCCGACGAGAAAGGTGACGACGTTCGCGACCATGAAGGTGCGGTTGCGAAACAAACGGATGTTGATGATCGGGTCGGCGGCGCGCAGTTCCACGGCGATGAAGGAGATCAGCGCGACGACGGCGGCGGCTAGAAGCGAGAGGATCTGCCACGAGCTCCACAGAAAGCCGCTTTCGCCGGGCGCGACGGTGGTCTTGCCGAGGGAGAGGGCGAGGAGCAGCGTGACGCTGAAGACGATGAGGAGCAGGGCGCCGACGAGGTCGAGGGGCGCGCGTTCGCGGCGCTGCTTGAGGGGCGGCATGAACAGCATGGTCAGCAGGGCGAACGCGCCGAGGGGGACGCTGATGAAGAACACGTTGTGCCAACCGAAGTGGTCGGTGACGTACCCGCCGAGGATGCTGCCGATGACGGTGGAAAGGCTGAAGACCGCGCCGATAAGCGCGGTGTAGCGACTGCGCTGCTCGATCGTGAAGAGGTCGGCGACGACGGCGTACATCAAGCCGATGAGGGCGGCGCCGCCGAGGCCTTGCACGGCGCGTCCCGCGATGAGCATCCCGACTCCGCTCGAAAGGCCGCACACGACGGAGCCCGCCATGAAGACGACGGTGCCGAGCAGCAAGATCGCTTTGCGTCCGACGAGGTCGCTGAGCTTGCCGTAGATGGGCACGAGGGTGGTGCTGGCGAGGAGGTAGGCGGTGGTGATCCAGGAGTAGAGGCTGTTTTCGATGCCGAGGGCCTTTTGGATGGCAGGACCGGCGGTGCTGACGATGGTCTGGTTCATGCTGGCGAGCAGCACGGCGAGGAGAAGCGCGACGAAGGAGATGGTGCGCTGTCGGCCGGTGAGATCGGGGGGGGACGATGGAAGCGGGGGTCGGGTGGTGGTCATGCGTGGTCTCCGAGAAGGGGCGTCGAGGATTCTCTTGGGGCCGTGGCCCAAACTTCGCCAGCCTACACCCATTAATTGCGATAGTGCAAATAATGACTCTCAGCAGTTATAAGATGAATCCATGCTGCCCGCGCCTGTTTCCGCTCAAGATTCCACGACGCTCGCCACCCGGCTGCTGGAAAGTCACTTCCGCGCCCGCGAAGCCTTCACGCGCGCCCTCGACCCGATCCTCAGCGACCGCTTCGAGCTCGACATGCGCGACTACATGATCTTGCGCTGGATCGATCAGCAAGACCTCACCCCGAGCGGACTCGCGCAGATCCTGCACGTTCCCGGGTACGCCACGAGCCGCCTGCTCGACCCGTTCATCAAGCGCGACCTCGTTCGGCGCGTCGTGGATCAAGCGGACGCCCGCCGCTTCCGCCTGCACCTCACGCCAAAAGGACGCGCGATCGTCGAGGCCGTGAATCAGGAAGTCACGACCCGTCTGGGCCATCTCCTGACCGACCTCGGGCCGGAGCGCGCGGAATTGTTGCTCGAAAGCCTCGATCTCCTCAGCCGAATCGAGTCTCCGTCCGCCTCGCCGCGCGACGGACGCGCGTCACCGATGAGCACCGGAGGTGGTGAACGTGGACCGTCGGGGCCAACGTGAGGAAGCGCCGAACGCGGTCCTGAAGGTGCCTGCCGTTCACGCCATGCGTCCGGGCAGCCCGGCGGCACCGCCTAGCGGTGGCCGACGATCACGTGCGGCACGTATGGCTCCTCCAGGTACGCCACGTCCTCCGCCGTGAGCTTCACGTCGAGCGCCAAAGCGGCTTCCTCGAGGTGCGAAATCTTCGTGGCCCCCACGATCGGCGCCGTCACGGGCGACTTTTGAAGAAGCCACGCCAAGGCAAGGCACGCGCGTGACACGCCGTACCTTTTCGCGAGTTCCGCCACGCGCTCCACGATCACGCGGTCCTGATCGACCGTCGCGTCGTACTTCATGCGCGCCACTTGATCCGTCTCGGCGCGCAGCGTTCCCTCCACCCCGACGTCCCGCGTGAGGCGCCCGCCCGCCAGGGGGCTGTACGGAATCACGCCGACGCCCTCTTCGCGGCACAGCGGCAGCATCTCCCGTTCCTCCTCTCGGTAGATGAGGTTCAGGTGGTTCTGCATCGACACGAAGCGCGTCCAGCCTTGCCGCTCGGCGACGTGCAAAGCCCGCTGGAACTGCCACGTCCACATCGCCGACGCGCCGATGTACCTCGCCTTGCCCGCCTTCACGACGTCGTGCAGCGCCTCCATCGTCTCCTCGATGGGCGTCGTGGAATCCCAGCGGTGAATTTGGTAGAGGTCGACGTAATCCGTCCCGAGCCGTTCGAGGCTCCGGTCGATTTCGCTCAAGATCCCCTTGCGCGACAGACCGCCGCCGTTCGGGCCTTCGCGCATCGTGCCGTGGACTTTGGTGGCAATGACGACTTCGTCGCGATTCGCGAAGTCTTTCAGGGCGCGTCCGACGATCTCCTCGCTGCGTCCCAGGGAGTAGACGTTGGCCGTGTCGAAGAAGTTGATGCCAAGTTCCAGGGCTTTGCGGATGACGGGTCGGCTGGCGTCCTCGTCGAGCACCCACTTGTGAACCCAACGCTGCGAGTCCCCGAAGCCCATGCATCCGAGGCAGATGCGAGAAACGTCCAATCCGGTGCGGCCGAGCTTCGTATATTCCATGATGTCCCGCTTCCTATCCTTCGCGGTCGACCGCTTTCGTCGAGGCGAGGAGAATCACCAGCGTACCAAGCGGCAAGGCCGAGCCGCCATTTCCGAGTTCGTCCCGGAGTTGCAAAGTTGAACCATCGGGCTGACGGCGCTGCGTGCCACGCGAGGACGCCGAGCGCCCGTCGGTGGCACTCCGAGCAACGAGGGAGGGCGTGCCCGAACTTTCCCGGTTCGTCTTGAGCCCGGCCGCCGTGAAACGCCTTCCATGTCAGCAGGCAAGGCGCACTTGCCGACGGCGCGCGTTCATTCCCCCTCGGTCAGCGCGACAGTCGCCGGTACACCAGCGGAGCGCACGCGCCGACCGCCAGCAGACTCGCCGCGATGACGATCATCCCGACGCGCAACGACAGTTCGTGCGACACGAAGCCGATCAACGGCGGCCCCGCCAGGAAGCCCGCGTAGCCGATGCTCGCCACCATCGCGATTCCCTTGCCGGCGAAGGCATGACCGGCCGTGCCGTACAAGACGGGCACGACGTTCGCAACGCCGATGCCGAACACCAAGAAGCCCAGCGCGGCGAGCAGCGGATTCAGCGTCAGCAGGCCCAGCAGCAGTCCGACGCCGCTCAGCAGCGCGCCGAAGGTCACGACGCGCGCGTCACCGTGACGGCTGCGCCAACCGTCGCCGAGCAGACGGGCGACCGTCATGGCGAGGGTGAAGGCGGTGAAGGCCGCCCCGACCAACCCTCCGGACACCTTCAGGACGTCGGTGGAGTACAGTCCGCTCCAATCGCCGATGGCGCCTTCGCCAAGCATTCCCAGAAAGCACAGCACGCCGAGCAGCACGATCATCGACCGGCCGTGCCGCACGGGCGCGTTCGCCGTGGCGTCCTCCGACGGGCGCTCGGCGGTGTCTTCGTGTTTGGGCAGCAGCAGTCGTCCGACCACGCCGAGCAGGGCGAGGAAACCGGCGCTGACGAGCAGCGCGTGCGGCAGCGCGGCGACGCCCTCGCCGAGCAGGAAGCTGCCGAGCAGGGCCCCCGCGAGGGTGCCGAAGCTGAAGGCAGCGTGGAAGCTGCTCATGACCGGTTTGCGGCCCGCGCGCTCCACGACGACGCCCTGCGCGTTCATCGCGACGTCCATCACGCCGTTGGCAGCGCCGAACACGAGCAGGGCGGCGAACAGCAACGGCAAGCTGGGCGCGACGAAGGGCAGCAGCAGCGTGAGCGCGACGAGGACGCCCGCGACGAGAGTGACGAGACGGGTACCGTAACGAGCGGTGAGGTGACCGGTGCGAGGCATCGCGACGAGGCTTCCGACGGCGATGCCCAGCAAGGCGGTGCCGACGGTGGCGGGGTTGAGGTCGAGTTGGTCTCGGACGCGCGGGATGTTGACGACCCAGGTGGCCATGGCGAGGCCGTTGGCGAAGAAGACGGCTCGGACGGCGGCGCGCGCCGCGGCGATGGTCCTGGGACGCGCATCGAGTGGGGCGTTGGTGAGGATCTCGTCTTTGGTCATAAGGCGCTCCTGCGGCGGGTCGGTTTGTGCCTGATACCTCCTCGCGTCGTGCTGACGCGAGGAGGTATCAGCATGAGCGCACCCCGCTTCTTGAACGTTTAAGTTAGCAGGAAGGGAGGCTCACTTCAAGAAGGAAACCCTTTGACAACGAAGATTTCTCGCCGATAGCATCGAAGCCTTCGTGTTCCAGCGCAAGCCTGTGCGACGCCCTGAGCGGACAATTCATGCGGCGCTCGGGTTCTGTAGAAAGGGCGCGATGGACGGGCGCGGACGGCGGCGTGGAGTGGCGACTCCTCGTGCTCCTCGGTTACAAGAGCCTGTGCGACTTGGCCTTCAAGTGTCGAGGGACGCGAACGTTTCGTCACCACGGTGGTCTCGCAGCGCCGATCGCAACGCGGACGACAGCGCGTCTTGCGCGCCGGACGCCTCCGTTCCCGCCGCCCACAACACTTTGATCTGCACCGACGGCAACGGTCGTTCCAACCTCAACTCGACCAACTCGCCGGTCCGCACGTCGTCTCGCAGCACGAACCCCGGCAGCAGTGCCAGCGCGTCCGATTCGGATTTCAAATACCGCTTCACCGCCTCGATGCTGCCCAGCGCCTGCATCCGCACCTCGGGAAAGCCCGCCGATCGGAACACGCCGCCCAGCAGTCGCGCGTACGTTCCAGCCGTATACGTCATCATCACCACTCGGTCGCACACGTCACCGAGCCGAACCACGCGACCGACCAGCGGATGTGATGGCCCAGCGCACAACACGAGCGGCGTCTCTCCCAACGTCACCGCGCCTTCACGCTCGTCCTCGGGTCGCGCGGGCTCCACCAACACGGCGACGTCGGCGTGACCCGTCAGCACCTGCTCTCGAATGGCCGGGCACAACCCCAGCTGCACTTGCAGCCTCAAGTGCGGCAGCGTCCGCCCGATGCGCCTCGTGACCTCGGGAAGCAGGTACGTGCTGACCGATTCGTTCGTGGCGAGCATCAAGCTTTTCTCCCGCTCCGCTTCGAACGCTCGCACGACGTCGAGAAGGTCCGTCTCGGCAGTGGCGAGGCGACGAGCATCGGAAAGGATCGCTTCGCCGAGCGCCGAGAGACGCACTCGGCGGCCCTCACGGGTGAAGAGCGGCTGACCGAGCGCGCGTTCGAATTCTCGGATCGCGGTCGAGACCGTACTTTGCGCGACGTCCAGGGACCGGGCGGCACGCGTGAAACTGCCGTGTTGATGCACGGCGAGGAACATTCGCACTTGCCGCAAGTCAACGCCGGGCTTCACGAGTGAAGGCTACCGAACGTCACCACCGAAGGCAACCGCCGATGCTCGGCATCGGCATGTTCGATGCCGAGCATCGACGTTCTTGATTTCTGCGGGCTTCTCCTACGCTGAGCCTACGGCCCGAGAGCCAAGGAGGAATCGCATGAACGTGACAGTCGTTGGAACCGGAGACATGGGCCGCGCGCTCGTCCGCGCGCTCGCCCCGCATCACCGAGTTCGCTGGACCGGTCGTTCGGTCGACGTGACCGAAGGGCGCCTCGAAGAGCTCGGCTTGCGAGGTCGAGTCGAAGCGGCCGAGCTTGCATCGGCGTTGGACGCGGACGTCGTTGTCTTGGCGTTATGGCATCGTCACGCGAGGGAGTTCGCACGCGAGTACGCCGAGGTGCTCGCCGGAAAG from Deinococcus yavapaiensis KR-236 encodes:
- a CDS encoding aldo/keto reductase — its product is MEYTKLGRTGLDVSRICLGCMGFGDSQRWVHKWVLDEDASRPVIRKALELGINFFDTANVYSLGRSEEIVGRALKDFANRDEVVIATKVHGTMREGPNGGGLSRKGILSEIDRSLERLGTDYVDLYQIHRWDSTTPIEETMEALHDVVKAGKARYIGASAMWTWQFQRALHVAERQGWTRFVSMQNHLNLIYREEEREMLPLCREEGVGVIPYSPLAGGRLTRDVGVEGTLRAETDQVARMKYDATVDQDRVIVERVAELAKRYGVSRACLALAWLLQKSPVTAPIVGATKISHLEEAALALDVKLTAEDVAYLEEPYVPHVIVGHR
- a CDS encoding DHA2 family efflux MFS transporter permease subunit, whose translation is MTTTRPPLPSSPPDLTGRQRTISFVALLLAVLLASMNQTIVSTAGPAIQKALGIENSLYSWITTAYLLASTTLVPIYGKLSDLVGRKAILLLGTVVFMAGSVVCGLSSGVGMLIAGRAVQGLGGAALIGLMYAVVADLFTIEQRSRYTALIGAVFSLSTVIGSILGGYVTDHFGWHNVFFISVPLGAFALLTMLFMPPLKQRRERAPLDLVGALLLIVFSVTLLLALSLGKTTVAPGESGFLWSSWQILSLLAAAVVALISFIAVELRAADPIINIRLFRNRTFMVANVVTFLVGVVFFAATVFLPLYMVNVIGLSATNAGLTTFPLTIGLVVSSIIAGQVFARIGKLRPIIFVGGLFMMLGFVLMGYTLRIDSTQAELTWKMIIVGMGLGPVLPMLTLAIQGNVSPADIGAATGTNNFLRSLGSTIGVAFLGTLFATTLKDEIQDKVNAAKTHLPPEMRAQFDLTSSSGGKTSSSNQNFDAAKIKRDATSKLDETRVRYIAALRDHDPVAVRALLTDPKTDAKLRDVLKKGGFEGAIEAAFAEQRDLLTRAILKRDPAAITKIVNDPKLPQELKDLARGGVKTQVEAGIAHQRDLLTRALLWNDPAAVRELLASPQTPAEFRSVLSSGGVEAQVKARFDQQRALLKRALLQDDQRAVRQIANDPRTSAQLKSVFRNGGVRARVKAEFDAQRQLFTAALLRDDRGAIEKILADPRLPADFKGLFQNGGLTRRVTAGFDAQRRLFTNALRDGDAAAVAKILANPELPVNLKGLFQNGGLEAKVDAGLARQRDVLTRALRDDDPAAVRALLAAPTTPDELKQALGSGGIRAAVKRGVDAQKAAIANAVNAGDLTPLVQNTRLPRALRDALAAIPRQALATPETRAAVLEKLTAQLDASEPAAEKAAVNVALQSATAKLDAARLGALKSARQAALAEVLAGLDEQERQTLAATPRRALDKILAELAVKERQTLASAPRQALDEILAGLDAQEPSVLASAPQQALRAAFVKLDAAERRALETAPRQALSKILAGLDEQERQTLATTPKESLDQIVQKLDEAKAKVVPVIDEIGLGIKHAFTDAVSLLYRVGLAVAALALVISMFLRETSPRAVSREQIAEDELRSVEA
- a CDS encoding MarR family winged helix-turn-helix transcriptional regulator, which produces MLPAPVSAQDSTTLATRLLESHFRAREAFTRALDPILSDRFELDMRDYMILRWIDQQDLTPSGLAQILHVPGYATSRLLDPFIKRDLVRRVVDQADARRFRLHLTPKGRAIVEAVNQEVTTRLGHLLTDLGPERAELLLESLDLLSRIESPSASPRDGRASPMSTGGGERGPSGPT
- a CDS encoding LysR family transcriptional regulator, giving the protein MKPGVDLRQVRMFLAVHQHGSFTRAARSLDVAQSTVSTAIREFERALGQPLFTREGRRVRLSALGEAILSDARRLATAETDLLDVVRAFEAEREKSLMLATNESVSTYLLPEVTRRIGRTLPHLRLQVQLGLCPAIREQVLTGHADVAVLVEPARPEDEREGAVTLGETPLVLCAGPSHPLVGRVVRLGDVCDRVVMMTYTAGTYARLLGGVFRSAGFPEVRMQALGSIEAVKRYLKSESDALALLPGFVLRDDVRTGELVELRLERPLPSVQIKVLWAAGTEASGAQDALSSALRSALRDHRGDETFASLDT
- a CDS encoding MFS transporter, with translation MTKDEILTNAPLDARPRTIAAARAAVRAVFFANGLAMATWVVNIPRVRDQLDLNPATVGTALLGIAVGSLVAMPRTGHLTARYGTRLVTLVAGVLVALTLLLPFVAPSLPLLFAALLVFGAANGVMDVAMNAQGVVVERAGRKPVMSSFHAAFSFGTLAGALLGSFLLGEGVAALPHALLVSAGFLALLGVVGRLLLPKHEDTAERPSEDATANAPVRHGRSMIVLLGVLCFLGMLGEGAIGDWSGLYSTDVLKVSGGLVGAAFTAFTLAMTVARLLGDGWRSRHGDARVVTFGALLSGVGLLLGLLTLNPLLAALGFLVFGIGVANVVPVLYGTAGHAFAGKGIAMVASIGYAGFLAGPPLIGFVSHELSLRVGMIVIAASLLAVGACAPLVYRRLSR